The Pseudonocardia sp. HH130630-07 DNA window CTCGGCCACCCAGCCGCCGGAGATGATCGCGACCAGCAGCAGTGCGAACCCGATCCAGGAGACCTCGGAGACCTTGCCCGGGCGCAGGAACCGCAGGTAGACGCCCATGAACAGGGCGATCGGGATGGTCATGCCGACCGAGAACACACCCCACGGGCTCTCGCCGAGGGCGTTCACCACGACCAGCGAGAGCACCGCGATCAGGATGATCATGATGGCGAGGGTCGCGACGAGCGCCGCGATCCCGCCGACCCGGCCCAGCTCCTCGCGGGCCATCTGGCCGAGCGAGCGGCCGCCGCGGCGCATCGAGAAGAACAGCACCAGGTAGTCCTGCACCGCGCCGGCCATGATGACGCCGACGATGATCCAGATCGTGCCGGGCAGGTAGCCCATCTGCGCCGCGAGCACCGGGCCGACCAGCGGCCCGGCGCCGGCGATGGCGGCGAAGTGGTGGCCGTAGAGGACCCGGCGGTCGGTCGGCAGGAAGTCCTGGCCGTTCTCCGAGTGCTCGGCCGGGGTGGCCCGCCGGTCGTCCGGCTTGAGCAGCTTGTCCTCGATGTAGGTCGAGTAGAAGCGGTAGCCGATCAGGTAGGTCGCGACGGCGGCGAACACGAACCAGATCGCGTTCACCGTCTCGCCGCGGACCAGGGCCACCATGACCCAGCCGAGGCCACCCAGCAGCGCGATGGCCGACCAGATCGCGATCTTGACGGGGGTCCAGCGCCGCCGCTCGGCGAGGAACACGTCCTCGTCGACCGCTGCCGGTGGCAGGCCCTGGCCCGCCTCTCCCGCCCGTGACACCTGCGTCATCGAGTGTCCCTTCCCGCCTATGTCCGACGCGCGCACTGTAAGGAGCCGCGGCGGGAAAGGGAACGGGTCGCCGGTACCGGTTGGGCACCGACTTGCGCGCGGTGGGTCAGAACCCCCCGCCGGGGCTGCCCATCGCGAGCCGGGCGAGCATCTCGCGGGCCTGCTCGGCGTTGCGCGGCTCGCACAGGACGTCGTACCGGCCGGCCACCATCTGGCTCGCCGACTGGAAGTCCCGGCGGCCCTTGCTCGCCCCGTAGCCGGCGGCGGCGAAGGCCATGCCGAACACCGCACCGGAGGCCAGGCCGACCAGGATCGGAAGGAAGCTGCCGTCCGGGGAGAACAGGCTGAGCAGCAGACCGACGAACAGACCGAACCAGGCCCCGGACGCCGCGCCGGACGCGAGCACCCGGCCCCAGGTCAGCCGGCCGATGACCCGCTCGACCAGCATCAGGTCGACGCCGACGATCGTCAGGTCCCGGACCGGGAAGTCGGAGTCGGCGAGGTGGTCGACGGCCCGCTGGGCCTCCTCGTACGTCGCGTAGGAGCCGACCGGCCAGCCGGTCGGCGGGGTGGGCAGCTGCGGCAGGCCCGGTGCCGGGCGCGCCTGGCCGCCGAACGGATTGGTCATCGTGCTGTCTCCTTCTCGAACGTCCGACACCCTCCTCAACGCACGAGGGGCACCCGATGTGCCCAGGGAGGATAGCGACGTCCGGAACATCACCCCCGCCGTCCCGCCGCCACCCACCCCGCCGTCGCACTCATGGAGCTTCAGCCTGGTGTGGCCGGGCCGAAGCTCCATGAGTGCTGTCCGGTTCGGGACGGGTGTGACGGGCGGGGCGTCAGCGCAGTTTGTAGTCCCGGAGCAGGCCCCGGGAGATGATCGTCTTCTGGATCTCGCTGGTGCCCTCGCCGATGAGCAGGAACGGGGCCTCCCGCATGAGGCGCTCGATCTCGTACTCCTTGGAGTAGCCGTAGCCGCCGTGGATCCGGAACGAGTCCTCGGTGACCTCCTTGCAGTACTCCGAGGCGAGCATCTTGGCCATCCCGGCCTCGACGTCGTTGCGCTCGCCGCGGTCCTTGAGGCGGGCGGCGTTGACCATCATCAGGTGCGCGGCCTCGACCTTGGTGGCCATCTCGGCGAGCTTGAAGCTGATCGCCTGGTGCCCCGCGATCGGCTTGCCGAAGGTGGAGCGCTGCTGGGCGTACTCCACGCCCAGCTCGAAGGCGCGGATCGCGATGCCGCAGGCACGCGCGGCGACGTTGACCCGGCCGACCTCGACGCCGTCCATCATGTGCGCGAAGCCCTTGCCGCGCTCCCCTCCGAGGATCGCCTCGCCGGACACCTTGTGGCCCGTGAACACCATCTCGGTGGTGTCCACGCCCTTGTAGCCCATCTTGTCGATCTTGCCGGGGATGACGAGACCGGGCGCGACCTCGCCGTAGCCCTCCGGCTTCTCGACCAGGAACGTCGTGAGGTTCTGGTGGGCCTTCTCCGCGCCCTCGTCGGTCCTGACGAGCACCGCGGTCAGGTTGGACGTGCCACCGTTGGTCAGCCACATCTTGGCGCCGTCGATGACATAGTCACCGCTGCCGTCGCTCGACTCGACCGCCCTGGTCTTGATGGCCGCGACGTCCGAGCCGAGGTCGGGCTCGGACATGGAGAACGAGCCGCGGGTCTCGCCGGTGGCCATCTTCGGCAGGTGGCGCTCCTTCTGCGCCTGCGTGCCGTGCTGGCGCAGCATGTAGGCCACGATGAAATGGGTGTTGATCACGCCGGAGACGCTCATCCAGCCGCGCGCGATCTCCTCGACGACGAGCGCGTAGGTCAGCAGCGACTCGCCGAGACCGCCGTACTCCTCCGGGATCATGAGGCCGAACAGCCCCATCTCCTTCATCCCGTCGACGATGTCGGCCGGGTAGGCGTCGGAGTGCTCCAGCGCCGTGGCGTGCGGGATGATCTCCTTGTCGACGAAGCTGCGGACCGTCGACAGGATCTCGGTCTGCACGTCGGTGAGTCCTGCGGTGCGGGCGAGCCGGGCCATGGGTTCCTCCTGAGCGTCTCTGGTCAGTGCCGGTGCCGGTCCCTGCTCAGTCCTGCGGCGGGGTCCACTTCTCGGTGCGGGTCATGCCCGCGGCCCGTCCCTTGCCGGAGATCACCAGTGCCATCTTGCGGCTCGCCTCGTCGATCATCTCGTCGCCGATCATCGCGGCGCCCTTCTTGCCGCCCGCCTCGGACGTGAAGTACTCGTAGGCGTCGAGGATGTTCTCGGCGTGGTCGTAGTCGCCCTGCGCCGGGGAGAACGTCGCGTTCGCGGCCTCGATCTGACCGGGGTGCAGCACCCACTTGCCGTCGAAGCCGAGCGCGGCCGAGCGACCGGCCACCCGCCGGAACGCGTCGACGTCCTTGATCTGCAGGAACGGGCCGTCGATGGCCTGCTTGTCGTGCGCACGGGCCGCCATCAGGATCGACATGAGGATGTGGTGGTAGGCGTCGCCGACGTCGTAGCCGGGCGGCTGCTCGCCGACGACCAGCGACTTCATGTTGATCGAGGCCATGAAGTCGGCCGGGCCGAAGATGATCGTCTCGACCCGCGGGGACGCGGTGGCGATCGCGTTCACGTTCGTCAGGCCCAGCGCGTTCTCGATCTGGGCCTCGATCCCGATCCTCCCGGCCTCGTGCCCGACGGCCTTCTCGATCTGGGTCAGCAGCAGGTCCAGCGCGACGATCTGCTCGGGCGTCTGCACCTTCGGCAGCATGATCGCGTCGAGGTTCGCGCCGGCGCCCTCGACCACCTCGACGACGTCGCGGTAGGTCCACTCGGTCGTCCAGTCGTTGACCCGGACCACACGCAGCTTCTCGCCCCAGCCGCCCTCGTTGAGCGCCTCGACGATCGTCGTCCGCGCGCCCGGCTTCGCCAGCGGGGCGCACGCGTCCTCCAGGTCGAGGAACACCTGGTCGGAGTCCAGTGTCCGGGCCTTGTCGATGAACTTCTGGCTCGAACCGGGCACCGCCAGGCAGGACCGGCGGGGGCGGAGGGTGGTGCTCAC harbors:
- a CDS encoding general stress protein, with product MTNPFGGQARPAPGLPQLPTPPTGWPVGSYATYEEAQRAVDHLADSDFPVRDLTIVGVDLMLVERVIGRLTWGRVLASGAASGAWFGLFVGLLLSLFSPDGSFLPILVGLASGAVFGMAFAAAGYGASKGRRDFQSASQMVAGRYDVLCEPRNAEQAREMLARLAMGSPGGGF
- a CDS encoding acyl-CoA dehydrogenase family protein yields the protein MARLARTAGLTDVQTEILSTVRSFVDKEIIPHATALEHSDAYPADIVDGMKEMGLFGLMIPEEYGGLGESLLTYALVVEEIARGWMSVSGVINTHFIVAYMLRQHGTQAQKERHLPKMATGETRGSFSMSEPDLGSDVAAIKTRAVESSDGSGDYVIDGAKMWLTNGGTSNLTAVLVRTDEGAEKAHQNLTTFLVEKPEGYGEVAPGLVIPGKIDKMGYKGVDTTEMVFTGHKVSGEAILGGERGKGFAHMMDGVEVGRVNVAARACGIAIRAFELGVEYAQQRSTFGKPIAGHQAISFKLAEMATKVEAAHLMMVNAARLKDRGERNDVEAGMAKMLASEYCKEVTEDSFRIHGGYGYSKEYEIERLMREAPFLLIGEGTSEIQKTIISRGLLRDYKLR
- a CDS encoding HpcH/HpaI aldolase/citrate lyase family protein — encoded protein: MSTTLRPRRSCLAVPGSSQKFIDKARTLDSDQVFLDLEDACAPLAKPGARTTIVEALNEGGWGEKLRVVRVNDWTTEWTYRDVVEVVEGAGANLDAIMLPKVQTPEQIVALDLLLTQIEKAVGHEAGRIGIEAQIENALGLTNVNAIATASPRVETIIFGPADFMASINMKSLVVGEQPPGYDVGDAYHHILMSILMAARAHDKQAIDGPFLQIKDVDAFRRVAGRSAALGFDGKWVLHPGQIEAANATFSPAQGDYDHAENILDAYEYFTSEAGGKKGAAMIGDEMIDEASRKMALVISGKGRAAGMTRTEKWTPPQD